The Methanohalophilus portucalensis genome window below encodes:
- a CDS encoding universal stress protein: protein MASEIYKKILIATDGSTENKKAVSYGIELAKLSGARVYVTYVVDTASFDSIPMDGGWEMMYELLEKEGKEITDKVISDTGEDIEIESKLLEGHPGHEIIDFAENNGIDLIVMGTHGKSGLDRFLLGSVAEKVTRNSHVPVMVVRGNGEE from the coding sequence ATGGCAAGTGAAATCTACAAAAAGATACTGATCGCTACCGATGGTTCCACAGAGAACAAAAAAGCGGTCTCTTACGGAATTGAACTGGCAAAACTCAGTGGTGCCAGAGTATACGTGACGTATGTCGTGGATACCGCATCATTTGATTCCATTCCAATGGATGGCGGATGGGAAATGATGTATGAACTTCTTGAAAAGGAAGGGAAAGAAATAACCGATAAAGTGATATCTGACACCGGAGAAGATATCGAAATAGAGTCAAAGTTGCTTGAAGGCCATCCAGGTCATGAGATAATTGATTTTGCTGAAAACAATGGAATTGACCTTATAGTCATGGGTACCCACGGTAAAAGTGGACTTGACAGATTCCTTCTTGGAAGCGTTGCAGAAAAGGTCACCCGCAACTCACATGTCCCCGTTATGGTAGTAAGGGGAAATGGAGAGGAATAA
- a CDS encoding CBS domain-containing protein — protein sequence MPEKTLIKDIMVTNVAAATLPGSRDEVLSILKDKKVSGVPVIKDNRVVGIVSRSNLLSNPEEEQIALLMTRDPIKVKPEDNIKKAAQYLIDYGFRRLPVVDDDGKLEGMITVADIVASMASLQLDDPISKYLGRRGIGPVWCETPLPLVARNMELAHIKAVPVLNSELDLVGIISDRDIISASVIEDSLEMSDMSAGSDDDEWTWESMRDTLSIYYSVSRIKVPDVPVKEVMVTDLIKASSNMSVSECALKMKRNRVDQVPVVDANGTFIGLLRDRYLMKALIDS from the coding sequence ATGCCAGAAAAAACCCTTATTAAGGACATCATGGTGACTAATGTAGCCGCAGCCACTCTGCCCGGTTCACGAGATGAAGTACTGAGTATCCTGAAAGATAAAAAGGTATCCGGTGTGCCGGTGATCAAAGATAATCGGGTGGTTGGTATCGTAAGTAGAAGTAATCTTCTGAGCAATCCTGAAGAAGAACAGATTGCTTTGCTTATGACACGGGACCCCATAAAGGTAAAACCGGAAGATAACATCAAAAAAGCTGCGCAATACCTGATTGATTATGGTTTCAGAAGGTTGCCGGTTGTGGATGATGACGGCAAACTTGAAGGCATGATAACAGTTGCCGATATTGTTGCAAGTATGGCCTCTCTGCAACTCGATGATCCAATAAGTAAATATCTGGGCAGAAGAGGCATTGGTCCGGTATGGTGTGAAACACCTTTGCCCTTAGTTGCCAGGAATATGGAACTTGCACATATAAAAGCAGTTCCGGTTCTTAATTCAGAACTTGATCTTGTAGGTATAATATCTGATCGTGACATAATCAGTGCAAGTGTCATAGAAGATTCCCTTGAAATGTCGGATATGTCTGCTGGTTCTGACGATGATGAATGGACGTGGGAATCCATGCGAGATACTCTCAGCATATATTATAGCGTATCCAGAATAAAAGTTCCGGATGTGCCTGTAAAAGAAGTGATGGTCACCGATCTGATCAAGGCGTCCAGTAATATGAGTGTTAGTGAATGTGCTCTTAAAATGAAAAGAAACAGGGTCGATC